In Rhodamnia argentea isolate NSW1041297 chromosome 11, ASM2092103v1, whole genome shotgun sequence, one genomic interval encodes:
- the LOC115733675 gene encoding casparian strip membrane protein 3-like, protein MKAGGVEAGEVARASVTRSGVDKGVVVLDFVPRKVAFVCTLESAIAMGTTDETLPFFTRFIRFRAKYDELPTFTFFVVANSVVGAYLVLSPPLSIFHIMRSAAQNSRIVLVIFDTLNYVIGRNHFS, encoded by the exons ATGAAGGCGGGAGGAGTTGAAGCCGGAGAGGTAGCGAGAGCCTCCGTCACGAGGAGCGGTGTCGACAAAGGAGTGGTGGTTCTCGATTTTGTTCCGAGGAAAGTCGCGTTCGTCTGTACCCTTGAAAGCGCCATAGCCATGGGGACGACGGACGAGACGCTCCCTTTCTTCACTCGGTTCATTAGATTCCGCGCTAAGTATGATGAACTCCCGACATTCAC TTTTTTTGTAGTCGCTAATTCTGTCGTCGGTGCCTACCTCGTCCTCTCACCGCCGCTCTCTATCTTCCACATCATGAGGAGTGCTGCGCAAAACAGCAGAATTGTCCTGGTCATCTTCGATACACTAAATTATGTGATCGGGAGGAATCATTTTTCTTAG
- the LOC115732496 gene encoding receptor-like protein 9DC3 — MMNREKGWGKLQYMGGLGYQDSVIVTMKGLELRLVKILTVFTSIDLSSNHFVEELPMDVGSLKSLKGLNFSHNNLTGYIPPSPGNLTDLEWLDLSSNKFTGRIPRELADLTSLAFLNLSENRLTGHIPRGPQFNTFKNDLFAENSGLCGFPLPKTCKNSSRETPPETILQENDTEHGGWFEWRTILMGYGCGTVAGISLGYIIIDSKKLERLARSFDRKGAKMRRKSRRNARRSYQR, encoded by the coding sequence ATGATGAATCGGGAAAAAGGGTGGGGAAAGCTGCAGTACATGGGAGGCTTGGGTTATCAAGATTCAGTTATAGTGACCATGAAAGGACTGGAGTTACGTCTGGTGAAAATTCTAACTGTATTCACAAGTATTGACTTATCGAGcaaccattttgttgaggagctTCCAATGGATGTTGGAAGCCTGAAGTCACTCAAAGGGCTAAACTTTTCTCACAACAATTTAACAGGCTATATCCCTCCATCTCCTGGAAACTTGACTGATCTCGAATGGCTAGACCTCTCTTCAAACAAGTTCACCGGAAGGATTCCTCGAGAACTAGCGGATTTGACATCTCTTGCATTCTTGAACCTCTCGGAGAATCGGCTCACCGGCCATATTCCCCGGGGACCGCAATTCAACACATTCAAGAATGACTTGTTCGCCGAGAATTCTGGATTATGCGGATTTCCATTGCCAAAGACATGCAAGAACAGTTCACGGGAAACTCCACCAGAAACCATCCTGCAGGAGAATGATACAGAGCATGGAGGCTGGTTTGAGTGGAGAACCATATTGATGGGTTATGGGTGTGGAACTGTAGCTGGAATCTCTCTAGGATACATCATTATCGATTCCAAGAAACTTGAACGGCTTGCGAGATCGTTTGACAGGAAAGGAGCTAAAATGAGaaggaagtcgaggaggaatgcTCGGAGATCTTACCAAAGATGA